GACGCGAAGTGGAACAAGATCTTCGAGGCGCATGGCGGCTACTTCTCGATCGCCGGCAGTGCCGCGCACGATCTGGTGCTGCAGTCGTTGCTGAAGAAGACCAAGTCGCTCGACTTCGGCGGGCGTCAGGCCATCTTCGAGAGCTTTCGCAAGCTGCATCCCAAGCTGAAGGAGGATTTCTTCCTCAAGACCGACGAGGAAGAGGACGATCCGTACGAATCGAGCCAGATGACGGTGCTGCTCGCCAACGCTGCCGGCATCTTCGGCGTTTACAGCCTGCGTGAGGTCTACGAGTTCGAGCGCTTCTGGGCGATCGGTACCGGGCGCGACTACGCGATCGGGGCCATGCATACGGTATATGAGCGCGACGACCTCTCTGCCGCCGACATTGCCCGGATCG
This region of Chitinolyticbacter meiyuanensis genomic DNA includes:
- a CDS encoding MFS transporter; translation: MTTVVVVKKNNEVAIAADSQSTFGDTRLAAPLDAKWNKIFEAHGGYFSIAGSAAHDLVLQSLLKKTKSLDFGGRQAIFESFRKLHPKLKEDFFLKTDEEEDDPYESSQMTVLLANAAGIFGVYSLREVYEFERFWAIGTGRDYAIGAMHTVYERDDLSAADIARIGIEAGCAFDISSSLPMTLYTLPLASEAA